A single Salmo trutta chromosome 14, fSalTru1.1, whole genome shotgun sequence DNA region contains:
- the LOC115207387 gene encoding zinc finger protein 37: protein MSKLQQLNVFLSQRLTEATVEIFGAVEKTITELQEEISSSKEEIERLQRLLDLALKPDLKLHKADAQQLTLPVPEEVPPEKQHCEQEWSPSLGQEEPEPTHIEREEEVRTSQEEQQYQGLEPDIEFIFTPPCVESDYDQDPPQPSLTTNTTEEMDTEPEGERNGASLTTSDFQSLSVENPGSPAAQNNTSGSVDVVASGGLLSALGLIRTTSMQASVGGRRTKKLPHKKVQSSHSSAVSRKTTKLPLKIVQSPDTSDGGKKTTKLPLKTVQSPDTNVVGRNTTKLPLTTVQSPDTSAVVKKTTKLPLTTVQSPDTSAVGRKTTKLPLKTVQSLDTSAVGKKTTKLPLKTVQSPDTSAVGRKTAKLPLKTVQSPNTSDGGRKTTKSPLKTVQSTNTSAVGRRTSKSPRIRGEETGGLRSALGLVRTLRARVKKEQSSPASAEGRKTKKLPHKKGQSYLTSAGGRKITKLPKVTTANKNHTAPHCCKMCGKSFVFMTYLVSHVQKIHLKDKYHLCGVCGKDFRSTDSMVKHLQTHMGVKHFCHACAKVFTCSSNLKVHMRIHTGEKPFQCKHCGKGFTVRKSLEDHEKTHTGERPFKCTSCGKCFSSTTHLSRHQEIHTGEKPYQCNDCGKSFSRKEKLAEHTRTHTGEKPYPCPECGKCFGLKGNLTTHMIRHTGEKPCRCEECGKCFSLNADLKIHMRTHTGEKRYKCNVCDKSFTQKAYLASHTMKHTAEKQLVQ, encoded by the exons ATGTCCAAACTACAGCAGTTGAATGTGTTTCTCTCACAGCGCTTGACGGAGGCAACTGTTGAGATATTTGGGGCAGTGGAAAAAACAATAACCGAGTTACAGGAAGAAATCTCCAGTTCGAAGGAGGAGATCGAACGTCTACAGAGGCTTCTGGATTTGGCTTTGAAACCCGACTTAAAGTTACATAAAGCAG atgcccagcagctcactctccctgtcccagaggaggttccccctgagaagcagcactgtgagcaggagtggagccccagtcTAGGCCAGGAGGAGCCAGAGCCCACACACATTGAAAGGGAAGAGGAGGtcaggaccagtcaggaggagCAGCAGTATCAAGGACTGGAGCCCGACATAGAGTTCATATTTACTCCTCCCTGTGTGGAAAGTGACTATGATCAGGACCCACCCCAGCCCTCACTAACCACCAACACAACTGAAGAGATGGACACCGAACCGGAGGGGGAGAGAAATGGGGCATCATTAACAACCAGTGACTTCCAGTCCCTCTCTGTAGAAAATCCAGGATCCCCTGCAGCTCAGAACAACACCAGTGGAAGTGTTGATGTAGTGGCGAGTGGAGGACTACTGTCAGCGTTGGGGTTAATACGTACAACCAGTATGCAAGCAAGTGTTGGAGGCCGGAGAACCAAAAAATTACCCCACAAGAAAGTACAAAGCTCCCATTCCAGTGCAGTAAGCAGGAAGACTACCAAGTTACCCCTTAAGATAGTGCAAAGCCCAGATACCAGTGATGGAGGCAAGAAGACGACCAAGTTGCCCCTGAAGACAGTGCAAAGCCCAGATACCAATGTAGTAGGCAGGAATACTACCAAGTTACCCCTCACGACAGTGCAAAGCCCTGATACCAGTGCAGTAGTCAAGAAGACTACCAAGTTACCCCTCACGACAGTGCAAAGCCCTGATACCAGTGCAGTAGGCAGGAAGACTACCAAGTTACCCCTCAAGACAGTGCAAAGCCTTGATACCAGTGCAGTAGGCAAGAAGACTACCAAGTTACCCCTCAAGACAGTGCAAAGCCCTGATACCAGTGCAGTAGGCAGGAAGACTGCCAAGTTACCCCTTAAGACCGTGCAAAGTCCCAATACCAGTGATGGAGGCAGGAAGACTACCAAGTCACCCCTCAAGACAGTGCAAAGCACCAATACCAGTGCAGTAGGCAGGAGAACTTCCAAGTCACCACGtataagaggagaggagactggaggacTACGGTCAGCACTAGGGTTAGTTCGGACATTGAGAGCACGGGTCAAGAAAGAACAAAGCTCTCCTGCCAGTGCTGAAGGCAGGAAAACTAAAAAGTTACCCCACAAGAAAGGACAAAGTTATCTTACCAGTGCAGGAGGCAGGAAAATCACCAAGTTACCCAAGGTAACAACAGCCAATAAAAACCATACTGCTCCTCATTGTTGCAAGATGTGTGGGAAGTCTTTTGTTTTCATGACTTATCTAGTTAGTCATGTGCAAAAAATTCATTTAAAGGATAAATACCATCTTTGTGGGGTTTGTGGGAAAGATTTTAGGTCTACAGATAGTATGGTGAAGCATTTGCAAACCCACATGGGAGTGAAGCATTTCTGCCACGCCTGTGCTAAAGTCTTCACTTGTAGTTCCAACCTGAAAGTACATATGAGGATCCATACAGGGGAGAAGCCATTTCAGTGCAAACACTGTGGGAAAGGCTTCACTGTGAGAAAATCCCTGGAAGACCATGAGAAGACTCACACAGGGGAGAGGCCATTTAAGTGCACTTCATGTGGAAAATGTTTCTCATCAACGACTCATCTAAGTCGCCACCAggaaattcacacaggagagaaaccctatcaGTGCAATGATTGCGGGAAAAGCTTCAGTCGGAAGGAAAAACTGGCAGAACATACGAGGACCCATACAGGGGAGAAACCATATCCCTGCCCTGAATGTGGCAAATGCTTTGGTCTGAAGGGAAATCTGACCACCCATATGATAagacacacaggggagaaaccatgCAGGTGCGAAGAATGTGGCAAATGTTTCTCTTTGAATGCAGACCTGAAAATTCATATGAGGACACACACGGGGGAGAAAAGATATAAGTGCAATGTTTGTGACAAATCCTTCACTCAGAAGGCGTACTTGGCTAGCCACACTATGAAACACACGGCAGAGAAACAACTGGTTCAATGA
- the LOC115207389 gene encoding zinc finger protein 626-like has protein sequence MSKLQLLNTFLTERLTAAAVEIFGAVEKTITEYQEEISRSKEEIDRLRRQLHIVTQPKIKLHKADTQQLILPVPEEVPPEQQHCEHEWTPGLGQEDSDPTQIKEEQEELRTNQEEEQLQGLESDTNILTCSPPFVKSDCDQDDPHKSSQLYHIQTIENRERDSLPTSTIEEIKIEPDEEDYRVSEPTSDSQTLSVVTPYSSVSTLNINQLIGNAESDKPFQCNVCGKFLKREKSLIVHMMGHAGEKPFTCPLCNKGFVAVGTLKTHLKLHTGERPHRCHVCGRCFKLKGALTEHMRIHTGEKPFSCHDCGKCFSRTNALTNHMLHIHKKKRTYK, from the exons ATGTCTAAACTGCAGCTGTTGAATACGTTTCTCACCGAGCGATTAACTGCGGCGGCTGTTGAGATATTTGGGGCAGTGGAAAAAACGATAACGGAGTACCAGGAAGAAATCTCCCGTTCAAAGGAGGAGATCGATCGTCTACGAAGGCAACTGCACATCGTTACCCAACCGAAGATAAAGTTACATAAAGCAG ATACCCAGCAGCTCATTCTCCCTGTTCCTGAGGAGGTTCCccctgagcagcagcactgtgagcacGAGTGGACCCCAGGTCTGGGGCAGGAGGACTCAGACCCcacacagattaaagaggaacaggaAGAACTCAGGACCaatcaggaggaagagcagcttcagGGGCTGGAGTCTGATACCAACATTCTAACATGTTCTCCTCCCTTTGTGAAAAGTGACTGTGATCAGGATGACCCACATAAGTCCTCCCAACTTTACCACATACAAActatagagaacagagagagggactcaCTACCTACCAGCACAATTGAAGAGATCAAAATAGAACCCGATGAAGAGGATTACAGAGTATCAGAACCAACCAGTGACTCTCAAACCCTCTCTGTAGTAACCCCTTACAGCTCCGTGAGCACATTAAATATAAATCAGCTAATTGGCAATGCAGAATCAGACAAACCATTTCAGTGCAATGTATGTGGCAAATTCCTCAAAAGGGAAAAAAGTCTTATCGTGCATATGATGGGTCAtgcaggagagaaaccatttacaTGTCCTTTATGTAACAAAGGCTTTGTTGCGGTAGGCACGTTAAAAACACACCTGAAACTTCACACAGGGGAAAGGCCACACCGTTGCCATGTTTGTGGAAGATGCTTTAAACTGAAAGGAGCCCTGACGGAGCACATGAGGATACACACTGgggagaaaccatttagctgccATGATTGTGGCAAATGCTTCAGTCGGACGAATGCCCTTACGAATCACATGCTGCACATTCACAAGAAGAAAAGAACGTACAAGTGA